One genomic region from Verrucomicrobiia bacterium encodes:
- a CDS encoding glycosyltransferase family 39 protein, producing the protein MTKPEKAGALTGFLLLAGVMVCLMWQPIHEESATADEPWILGAGYTYCEGLGFRMHPDEPPLAKLWSALPLTFMSVKIPEESRSLLEGHTGYPMDRPWRGPLEASSQLFPAGRDNWYYWPWMEGDRFGQFFLYSGENDADRLLTAARLMQVVLTLLTAVVIFLWANQLAGPWAGLLGCALWVFNPVALAHGHIVQTDGGGTLTILASLWSFTHFVQRPRLRTAIIAGLAFGLALTTKLSALLLLPIFVVVTALVRWRLTAEQRSTLQFVKLIFVLAASTWAVILIVYAPHWMPAPPLEPAQVAWLNVPSWFEDFRLVLIPPDFFKAVALLLGTADAGHNGYLLGKWSPEGWWYYYPVAFALKTPIAFLALLTGALFVLLRRIRTQRLEQLVPWVAAAIFFGLAMYNKMNIGVRHLLPVYGLLSVGVASQLALRRGAWRVATMFLVAWLVAVSIDAHPFYIEYFNEFAGGARNGYKYLLDSNLDWGQDVKRLKQYLTGHHLERCYLAYFGVEKALTYHGIQYTTVEAAEARTAPPGTLVISAMVLMQPEWTWLREQHQPIDRVGYTLFVYRIGD; encoded by the coding sequence ATGACGAAACCCGAAAAAGCGGGCGCATTGACCGGATTTCTGCTCCTCGCGGGAGTCATGGTGTGCTTGATGTGGCAGCCGATCCATGAGGAGAGCGCGACGGCGGACGAACCATGGATTCTCGGCGCCGGCTATACGTACTGTGAAGGCCTGGGATTCCGCATGCACCCCGACGAGCCACCCTTGGCCAAATTGTGGTCCGCCCTGCCGCTGACCTTCATGTCAGTGAAGATTCCAGAGGAGTCACGTTCGCTCCTCGAAGGTCATACAGGATATCCTATGGACCGTCCATGGCGTGGTCCCCTTGAAGCGTCCAGCCAACTGTTTCCAGCGGGTCGTGACAATTGGTATTACTGGCCGTGGATGGAAGGGGATCGTTTCGGCCAATTCTTCCTCTACAGCGGCGAAAACGATGCCGACCGATTGCTGACCGCAGCCCGCTTGATGCAAGTAGTGCTGACCCTGCTCACGGCCGTCGTTATTTTCCTCTGGGCCAATCAACTCGCCGGCCCTTGGGCCGGGCTCCTCGGTTGTGCCCTCTGGGTTTTTAACCCGGTCGCACTGGCGCACGGCCATATCGTCCAGACCGATGGGGGTGGGACACTGACGATACTAGCGTCTTTATGGAGTTTCACCCATTTCGTGCAACGTCCTCGTCTTCGTACCGCGATTATCGCAGGACTGGCCTTCGGCCTGGCGCTGACGACCAAACTATCCGCCCTCCTGCTCCTGCCTATTTTCGTCGTGGTGACCGCGCTTGTACGGTGGAGGCTGACTGCAGAGCAAAGGAGCACTCTTCAGTTCGTCAAACTCATCTTCGTACTGGCCGCCAGTACGTGGGCCGTCATCTTGATTGTCTACGCGCCGCACTGGATGCCCGCGCCTCCGCTTGAACCGGCACAAGTCGCGTGGCTGAATGTTCCGTCGTGGTTTGAGGACTTCCGCCTGGTCCTGATTCCGCCGGACTTCTTCAAAGCCGTGGCGTTGCTGCTGGGCACTGCCGACGCAGGGCATAATGGCTACCTGCTCGGGAAGTGGAGTCCCGAGGGCTGGTGGTACTACTACCCCGTCGCGTTCGCCTTGAAAACGCCGATCGCCTTTCTGGCGCTCCTGACCGGGGCTCTCTTCGTTCTTCTCCGGCGAATTCGAACCCAACGGCTCGAACAACTTGTCCCCTGGGTTGCCGCCGCCATTTTCTTTGGCCTGGCGATGTACAACAAGATGAACATCGGCGTCCGCCATCTCCTACCCGTCTACGGGCTGCTGTCCGTGGGCGTGGCTTCGCAGTTGGCGCTGCGACGTGGAGCCTGGAGGGTCGCAACCATGTTTCTGGTTGCCTGGCTGGTAGCCGTGAGCATAGACGCACATCCGTTCTACATCGAATACTTCAACGAGTTCGCCGGCGGTGCGCGCAATGGCTACAAGTACCTGCTCGACTCCAATCTCGATTGGGGCCAGGACGTCAAACGCCTGAAGCAGTACCTGACCGGCCACCATCTGGAACGCTGCTATCTGGCCTACTTTGGCGTGGAAAAGGCCCTCACCTACCACGGCATCCAGTACACCACGGTGGAAGCCGCGGAAGCGCGCACCGCCCCACCCGGCACGCTCGTGATCTCGGCGATGGTCCTCATGCAACCCGAATGGACTTGGCTGCGCGAGCAACATCAACCCATCGACCGCGTCGGCTACACGCTTTTCGTTTACAGAATCGGTGATTAG